From Terriglobales bacterium, one genomic window encodes:
- a CDS encoding tyrosine-type recombinase/integrase, which yields MMALRNRGGVWHYRFKVDGREYSGSTDLVATKQNTTRASGIELDHRRALIEGRRPTRKLTVRQFSDAVDEFLGWAEVEYRAHPNSYKRIRTSFTSLKEFFGSAPTSLVDDAMIEQFKTWRFKEHDVRDVTVRHDLHALSVFFRYAIKQNWARENPVRDVDIPSDADAVRMHVITPAEEKEYFARAAKNRNLWDLARLMRNQGMRPEEVVELMKVDVDLERGTLFVRSGKTPAARRTLDLTSESRSILARRISPTVPPKATKKVRQRIQRALSSQWVFPSAKCPGKHLQRLNRAHDAVCAGNDHRAPLSFVLYDWRHSFSTRLAESGVDLATIAAILGHNSLRVVQKYLHPTATHKKAAMKRYEVVLAEVEKQQSTSKEERPN from the coding sequence ATGATGGCTTTAAGGAACAGGGGTGGCGTGTGGCATTACCGATTCAAAGTGGACGGGCGAGAATACAGCGGAAGCACCGACTTGGTCGCCACGAAACAAAACACGACTCGTGCATCGGGAATCGAGCTGGATCACAGACGGGCGCTCATCGAGGGTCGCAGGCCAACGCGAAAGCTGACAGTCCGACAGTTCAGTGATGCGGTCGACGAATTCCTTGGATGGGCCGAGGTAGAGTACCGCGCTCATCCGAACAGCTACAAACGTATTCGGACAAGCTTTACCAGCCTGAAGGAGTTCTTCGGTAGCGCGCCAACAAGCCTTGTGGATGACGCAATGATCGAGCAGTTCAAGACATGGCGTTTCAAAGAGCACGACGTCCGGGACGTTACCGTACGTCATGACCTTCACGCTTTGTCGGTCTTCTTCCGCTACGCAATTAAGCAGAACTGGGCACGGGAGAATCCCGTTCGAGATGTTGACATCCCAAGCGATGCCGACGCCGTCCGCATGCATGTAATTACGCCGGCAGAAGAAAAGGAGTACTTCGCGAGGGCAGCGAAAAATCGAAATCTCTGGGATCTGGCTCGTCTCATGCGAAATCAAGGAATGCGCCCTGAGGAAGTTGTCGAACTTATGAAAGTTGACGTAGATCTCGAGCGTGGCACTCTTTTTGTACGCAGTGGCAAGACGCCGGCAGCACGACGGACGCTTGACTTGACTTCCGAAAGCAGGTCGATCCTCGCCCGCCGCATCTCTCCCACCGTTCCACCAAAAGCAACTAAGAAGGTGAGGCAGCGCATACAGCGTGCCCTGTCGTCGCAGTGGGTATTCCCCTCCGCAAAGTGCCCAGGCAAACACCTCCAACGTCTCAATCGAGCGCACGATGCCGTTTGTGCAGGCAACGATCATCGCGCACCGTTGTCGTTCGTCTTGTACGACTGGCGCCATTCGTTCTCGACCCGCTTAGCGGAGTCAGGTGTGGACCTTGCGACGATCGCTGCCATTCTCGGTCACAACTCGCTGCGGGTCGTGCAGAAATATCTGCATCCCACTGCAACTCACAAGAAGGCCGCAATGAAACGTTACGAGGTCGTGCTCGCGGAGGTTGAGAAGCAGCAGTCTACGTCTAAGGAGGAAAGGCCGAACTGA
- a CDS encoding helix-turn-helix domain-containing protein → MATDSAKATRFPLLETLLVHKGIAMNGTFTVRQVADLFGVSVRAIQDRVKRGQLTPRNLPGHAKFLPVDLETYLANSSIRRSPSS, encoded by the coding sequence ATGGCAACCGACTCCGCCAAAGCCACCAGGTTTCCCCTGCTCGAAACCCTCCTTGTCCACAAAGGAATTGCTATGAACGGGACCTTTACCGTGCGTCAGGTAGCCGACCTGTTCGGAGTATCTGTGCGCGCGATTCAGGATCGTGTGAAGCGCGGTCAGCTAACGCCTCGCAATCTTCCCGGTCATGCGAAGTTTCTCCCTGTTGACCTCGAGACCTATCTCGCCAATAGCAGTATCCGACGCTCGCCAAGTTCCTGA
- a CDS encoding PD-(D/E)XK nuclease family protein — protein sequence MTYSTLPPRTPAYWRALYDSLPDEPTRISVSNVAIMANPEACPNCFITAAKHKWKRPYQFPAPAVMQYHDKTQKWLYTELLRRDQSLPRCFEFLRDSIAVAPIGRLECTDLDSHMFVYGYPDVVLENDRGTVYLVDNKTAQVKTEDCPQFYQFRAQLNLYAWMLQHGPHRRRVERTALVHFVGTGSTEKEHILEHWKDGSQKLCAPLTPVVVEVELNFDEFVRPLLDRVSSLLTGRTKPRRNPECPDCLLLESFLKAQQGQSFTDEMRWADSRTRQRLEARKRYLTNQDGIQEPETDQEFLVCPGILPYGVLSLWNFDDDVN from the coding sequence ATGACCTATTCGACTCTCCCACCTCGTACGCCAGCGTACTGGCGCGCTCTGTATGACTCGCTACCCGATGAACCAACCCGCATCAGCGTCAGCAATGTCGCGATCATGGCGAATCCTGAAGCCTGCCCGAACTGCTTCATCACGGCTGCCAAGCATAAGTGGAAACGTCCCTATCAGTTTCCCGCGCCCGCGGTAATGCAGTATCACGACAAAACGCAGAAGTGGCTTTATACCGAACTACTCCGGCGTGACCAGTCTCTTCCTCGTTGTTTCGAGTTCCTGCGCGACTCTATTGCCGTTGCACCTATTGGCAGACTGGAGTGTACGGATCTCGACTCCCACATGTTTGTCTATGGCTACCCTGACGTTGTTCTGGAGAACGATCGGGGCACCGTGTATCTGGTGGACAACAAGACCGCGCAGGTGAAGACAGAAGACTGCCCGCAGTTTTATCAATTCCGGGCACAGCTCAACCTGTACGCATGGATGCTCCAGCACGGCCCCCACAGGCGCCGAGTGGAACGGACGGCTCTTGTGCATTTCGTCGGCACTGGCTCGACGGAGAAGGAACACATCCTCGAGCACTGGAAGGACGGATCGCAGAAACTCTGTGCTCCGCTGACTCCTGTGGTTGTCGAGGTGGAATTGAACTTCGACGAGTTCGTTCGTCCCTTGCTCGATCGAGTATCCTCGCTGCTCACGGGACGGACGAAACCCCGTCGCAACCCTGAATGTCCGGACTGCCTGCTGCTTGAATCCTTCCTGAAGGCTCAGCAGGGGCAATCGTTCACTGACGAGATGCGCTGGGCTGACTCGCGAACCAGGCAGCGGCTGGAAGCGCGTAAACGCTACCTCACGAATCAGGACGGGATTCAGGAACCCGAGACTGATCAAGAGTTCCTGGTGTGTCCTGGCATCCTTCCGTACGGCGTCCTCAGTCTGTGGAACTTCGACGACGACGTTAATTAG